The Clostridioides sp. ES-S-0010-02 genome window below encodes:
- a CDS encoding ABC-F family ATP-binding cassette domain-containing protein, giving the protein MSLLKVNNLSQCFMDKSLYEKADFDLFKGEHIGVVGQNGVGKSTLIKILLGEVIPDTGEIKWQPNIKIGHLDQYADINRDTTISLYLHTAFEDLYKIEKEMNLLYQESSISGNEQQLIKASTYQEQLIASDFYSIDNEINKVANGLGLDSIGMNRIIGELSGGQRAKVIMAKLLLSNYEVLLLDEPTNFLDKEHVEWLANYLNTFRGAFIVVSHDFDFLEKISTGILDIEFGMIKKYHGKYSEFLKQKSHLREDYIRKYQAQQKKIEKEETFIRKNKAGVNSKIARGRQKQLDRIEKIAPPNFTGKPCIQFAEIEISVQNALTVTNLEVGYYYPLLPKLNFSVNAGQKVVITGFNGIGKSTLLKTLVKDIPCISGSFLFSDQIKIGYYEQDLKWENPIKTPLQIMADIYPKLSTKEIRRSLAKCGVKEEHVSRSVSTLSGGEQSKVKLCCVMLSPCNFLILDEPTNHFDAETKDALQNALKQFRGSIILVSHEEKFYKGWIDKVFNLKS; this is encoded by the coding sequence ATGAGTTTATTAAAAGTAAATAATTTATCACAATGTTTTATGGATAAATCACTGTACGAAAAAGCTGACTTTGATTTATTTAAAGGCGAACATATAGGTGTGGTTGGCCAAAATGGTGTAGGTAAAAGCACCTTAATTAAAATTTTATTAGGAGAAGTTATCCCAGATACAGGAGAGATTAAGTGGCAACCTAATATCAAAATAGGTCATTTGGACCAATATGCAGATATTAATAGAGATACAACAATATCATTGTATTTACACACTGCATTTGAAGACCTCTATAAAATAGAGAAAGAAATGAATTTGCTATATCAAGAAAGTTCTATATCTGGAAATGAGCAACAACTTATTAAGGCATCAACTTATCAAGAGCAATTAATAGCAAGTGATTTCTACTCTATAGACAATGAAATAAATAAGGTAGCAAATGGTCTTGGACTAGATTCAATAGGAATGAATCGTATTATTGGGGAACTTAGTGGAGGTCAAAGAGCAAAAGTAATTATGGCAAAATTACTACTTTCTAATTATGAAGTTTTATTATTAGATGAACCAACAAATTTTTTAGACAAAGAGCATGTTGAATGGCTTGCCAATTATCTAAATACATTTAGAGGTGCATTTATTGTAGTCTCCCATGATTTCGACTTTCTAGAAAAAATTTCCACAGGTATTCTCGATATAGAATTTGGAATGATTAAAAAGTATCATGGAAAATACTCAGAATTTCTTAAACAAAAATCACACTTAAGAGAGGATTATATTAGAAAATATCAAGCGCAACAAAAGAAAATAGAAAAAGAAGAAACATTTATACGTAAAAATAAGGCTGGTGTAAATTCAAAAATTGCAAGAGGAAGACAAAAACAATTGGATAGAATAGAAAAAATAGCTCCTCCTAACTTTACAGGAAAACCATGTATCCAATTTGCAGAAATTGAAATATCTGTGCAAAACGCACTCACAGTAACTAATCTTGAAGTTGGATACTATTATCCATTACTACCAAAATTAAATTTTTCTGTTAATGCAGGTCAAAAAGTAGTTATAACTGGATTTAATGGAATTGGTAAATCCACTTTGTTAAAAACATTGGTTAAAGATATCCCTTGTATTTCTGGAAGCTTCCTCTTTTCAGACCAGATAAAAATTGGTTATTATGAGCAGGATTTAAAATGGGAAAATCCTATTAAAACACCACTTCAAATAATGGCAGATATATATCCAAAATTAAGCACAAAGGAAATCAGACGCTCTTTAGCCAAGTGTGGTGTAAAAGAAGAACATGTTTCAAGAAGTGTTTCCACACTAAGTGGTGGTGAACAGTCTAAGGTTAAATTATGTTGTGTGATGTTGTCACCTTGTAATTTCTTGATTTTAGATGAACCAACTAACCACTTTGATGCAGAAACAAAAGATGCTTTACAAAATGCTTTGAAACAATTTAGGGGAAGTATTATTTTAGTTTCTCACGAAGAAAAGTTTTATAAAGGTTGGATTGACAAGGTATTTAATTTGAAATCGTAA
- the mgtA gene encoding magnesium-translocating P-type ATPase, whose product MIKKLNKKFITRTSSSSTSKERLIDSATMSACILLNEYENSYNGYCEKMVNKMQDKYGKNEITQKKGDSFIKKLIKSFINPFTIVLLTLAIISFITDVILAKPDDKNATTVIIVLTMVTISGLLQFIQESRSGKAAQALSEMVNTTISVMRNSKELVEIPLREVVVGDIIHLAAGDMVPADVRILQSKDLFVSQSSITGESEPIEKFYNTKKSTSNNVLDLDNLAFMGSNVISGSAIAIVIAVGDCTIFGSIAQQITNKKTITSFEKGVNSVSWLLIRFMFVMVPIVLFVNGFTKGDWTEAFLFALSVAVGLTPEMLPMLVSANLAKGAVAMSKKKVIVKNLSSIQNFGAMDILCTDKTGTLTQDKVILEYSLDIHGKEDRRVLRHAFLNSYHQTGLKNLMDIAIINHANENGMQELWKNYTKIDEIPFDFNRRRMSVVVKNKLGKTQLITKGAIEEMLSICTHVEYKGDIQLITNEIRKEILTTVSKYNDDGMRVLGIAQKNNPSPIDSFSVSDESNMVLIGYLAFLDPPKKSTANAIKALLENGVDVKVLTGDNDAVTKCICKQVGIKVKNILLGSDIEDMSDTKLDEMVKCTSIFAKLSPEQKSRIVASLRRNGHTVGFMGDGINDAAAMKESDVGISVDTAVDIAKECANIILLEKDLIVLEEGVIEGRKTYANIIKYIKVTASSNFGNMFSVLIASAFLPFLPMLPIQILVLNLIYDISCITIPWDNVDDDYLKIPRKWDSSSISKFMTWIGPTSSIFDITTYILMYFFICPRVFGGSFHSLDTTSQLGFISLFHTGWFVESLWSQTLVIHMIRTPHIPFVKSRASWRLTLLTTIGITIGTIIPYTSFGNAIGMIPLPNIYFIGLIFTILSYMVLVTMIKKIFIKKYGELL is encoded by the coding sequence ATGATAAAAAAATTAAATAAAAAATTTATTACAAGAACTTCATCTAGTTCAACTTCAAAGGAACGTTTAATTGATTCAGCTACAATGAGCGCCTGTATTTTATTAAACGAATATGAAAATTCTTATAATGGCTATTGTGAAAAAATGGTTAATAAAATGCAAGATAAGTACGGCAAAAATGAAATCACTCAAAAAAAAGGTGATTCTTTTATAAAAAAACTTATAAAATCTTTTATAAATCCCTTTACTATTGTACTTCTTACTTTAGCTATAATTTCCTTTATTACAGATGTTATTTTAGCAAAACCTGATGATAAAAATGCAACTACAGTTATTATAGTCTTAACAATGGTAACTATAAGTGGTCTATTGCAATTTATTCAAGAATCTCGCTCTGGAAAAGCAGCTCAAGCTCTAAGTGAAATGGTAAATACTACTATATCAGTTATGCGTAATTCTAAAGAATTAGTGGAAATACCACTAAGAGAAGTTGTAGTTGGAGATATTATCCATCTTGCTGCTGGTGATATGGTTCCAGCTGATGTACGTATATTACAGTCTAAAGATTTATTTGTTAGTCAGTCTTCTATTACAGGAGAAAGTGAACCAATAGAAAAGTTTTATAATACTAAAAAAAGTACTTCAAATAATGTTCTTGATTTAGACAACCTTGCATTTATGGGTAGTAATGTAATCAGTGGCTCAGCTATAGCTATTGTCATTGCAGTAGGTGATTGTACTATATTTGGTTCTATTGCTCAACAAATAACAAATAAAAAAACTATAACAAGTTTTGAAAAGGGTGTTAATTCAGTTTCATGGTTACTTATAAGATTTATGTTTGTCATGGTTCCAATTGTTCTCTTTGTAAATGGCTTTACAAAAGGTGATTGGACAGAAGCATTTTTGTTTGCACTTTCAGTAGCAGTTGGACTTACACCAGAAATGTTACCAATGTTAGTATCTGCAAACCTTGCAAAAGGAGCAGTTGCTATGTCAAAGAAAAAGGTTATTGTTAAAAACTTAAGTTCTATCCAAAACTTTGGTGCTATGGATATACTTTGCACTGACAAAACAGGAACTTTGACTCAAGATAAAGTAATCTTAGAATATTCTCTTGATATTCATGGCAAGGAAGATAGACGAGTTCTTCGTCATGCATTTTTAAATAGTTACCATCAAACAGGTCTTAAGAACCTTATGGATATAGCTATTATCAACCATGCAAATGAAAATGGTATGCAAGAACTTTGGAAAAACTACACAAAAATTGATGAAATCCCATTCGATTTCAATAGAAGAAGAATGAGTGTAGTTGTTAAAAATAAACTAGGAAAAACTCAGCTTATTACAAAAGGTGCTATTGAAGAAATGCTATCAATTTGTACTCATGTTGAATATAAAGGTGATATTCAGTTAATCACTAATGAAATACGTAAGGAAATTCTTACAACTGTTTCTAAGTATAATGATGATGGGATGAGAGTTTTAGGCATTGCCCAAAAAAACAACCCTTCACCTATAGATTCTTTTTCAGTTTCTGACGAAAGTAACATGGTTTTAATAGGTTATCTTGCATTTTTAGACCCTCCAAAAAAAAGTACAGCTAATGCTATAAAAGCATTACTTGAAAATGGAGTTGATGTAAAAGTCCTAACTGGTGATAATGATGCAGTAACAAAATGTATTTGTAAACAAGTAGGCATTAAAGTTAAAAATATCCTACTTGGTTCAGATATAGAAGACATGAGTGATACTAAACTTGATGAAATGGTGAAATGTACAAGTATATTTGCAAAACTTTCTCCAGAGCAAAAATCTCGTATAGTCGCATCTCTTCGTAGAAATGGTCATACGGTTGGTTTTATGGGTGATGGTATAAATGATGCTGCTGCTATGAAAGAATCTGATGTTGGAATATCTGTTGATACAGCTGTTGATATTGCTAAGGAATGTGCAAATATTATACTGCTTGAAAAAGACCTTATTGTATTAGAAGAAGGTGTTATTGAAGGAAGAAAAACATATGCAAATATTATAAAGTATATAAAAGTGACAGCAAGTTCTAATTTTGGCAATATGTTTTCTGTATTAATAGCAAGTGCATTTCTACCATTTTTACCAATGTTACCAATTCAAATTTTAGTGCTAAACTTAATCTATGATATCTCATGTATAACTATTCCATGGGATAATGTAGATGATGATTATCTAAAAATCCCAAGAAAATGGGACTCATCATCTATAAGTAAATTTATGACTTGGATTGGTCCAACTAGTTCAATATTTGATATTACAACATATATATTAATGTATTTTTTCATATGTCCAAGAGTATTTGGCGGAAGTTTTCATAGCTTAGATACTACAAGTCAACTTGGTTTTATATCTCTATTTCATACAGGATGGTTTGTAGAATCTTTATGGTCTCAAACATTGGTTATTCATATGATAAGAACTCCACACATTCCATTTGTTAAAAGTAGAGCTTCATGGAGACTAACGCTCTTAACAACAATAGGAATTACAATTGGAACTATTATACCTTATACATCATTTGGAAATGCTATTGGTATGATTCCACTGCCAAATATCTATTTTATAGGGTTAATTTTTACTATCTTATCTTATATGGTATTGGTAACTATGATAAAAAAAATCTTTATAAAAAAATATGGAGAATTGCTATAA
- a CDS encoding EAL domain-containing protein, whose amino-acid sequence MSIKRLIFIVFLINCMIFMCFPIQSLAKTEKRVIKVGFFDFEGYHDYDKNGNRNGYGYEYLHEIAKYTGWTYEYVSGTWEECQTMLENGQIDLLTSAQYTKERAEKFDFSEVPMGSSYARLTVKSGNSKYTPNDYKNFNGIKVGLLYGNSRNEHLKKFANEKGFNYTFKYFKNQEELENALKSGKVDAILTSSLRKVKNESVIAQFAPSPFYCIVKKGNTELLQDVNEALEDIEMDNPAYKFNLYSKYYQSSNKDTFILSREESNYLKKNNHIRVVSMPNSYPLSYLDTGRLKGIVPDIFDLIVKELGLSIDYVKANSYKESIDMVKEGKADVICFFNSDYGWSEQNGIKITSPYMTLNYSIITKNYKNTKIDNIAVAESDTFNDEYIKEHYKGSNIQRYKSEEKAINAVKSGDADAAFVNTYSAEDYIQKDYNNLKAILVNDYKTNISLGVGKNINPTLYSILDKRINALNKDEYSEIIAKHTIFQDYKISLSQYIHQHPVQTVLISFCFFLVIIAVLSYVIAINKRHSNHIFDLAFKDVENGVWNYNGFEDQAPRILEKHREKFYTVIAFDISKFAIINENYGRDSGDMIIKEVASVLNRVIGDRALIAHVKADHFLLLLPYDLKEDLELTLIDISKSISYFEVKGIGIKVKANFGVYIIKEQDIVITKAIDYAEIARRKAKRSNSSIIYFDESLRESLNKEKEIVDRIDYALEHNEFQVYYQPKFDMRTNNIIGAEALVRWNHKELGFMNPGEFIPILEKSGGIIDVDFFVLEEVCKLTRFWISSGVKPISISVNQSRVHFQKKDYINRLQSLLAKYDIPKSIIELEITESLFENDSISNDMINEIKELGFLISVDDFGSGYSSLHLLNQVSVDILKIDKSLLDNSEGKGKVGKIISKVVEMANDLGLEVICEGVERIEQAEFLMSIDCYYAQGYLYAKPMPKDTFLKEVDKFKGM is encoded by the coding sequence GTGTCAATTAAGAGACTGATTTTCATCGTATTTTTAATTAATTGTATGATATTTATGTGTTTTCCAATACAATCACTTGCAAAGACAGAAAAACGTGTTATAAAAGTAGGTTTTTTTGATTTTGAAGGATATCATGATTATGATAAAAATGGAAATAGAAATGGGTATGGATATGAATATCTTCATGAGATTGCAAAGTATACTGGCTGGACATATGAGTATGTATCTGGTACATGGGAAGAGTGTCAAACTATGTTAGAAAATGGACAGATTGATTTACTTACTTCTGCACAATATACAAAAGAACGTGCTGAGAAATTTGATTTTTCAGAGGTACCTATGGGAAGTAGTTATGCACGACTTACAGTAAAAAGTGGAAATTCAAAGTATACACCAAATGATTATAAAAATTTTAATGGAATAAAGGTTGGACTACTTTATGGAAATAGTAGAAATGAACATTTAAAGAAATTTGCAAATGAAAAAGGATTTAATTACACATTTAAATATTTTAAAAATCAGGAAGAATTGGAAAATGCATTAAAAAGTGGAAAAGTAGATGCTATATTAACTAGTAGTTTGAGAAAAGTCAAAAATGAAAGCGTAATTGCGCAATTTGCTCCATCCCCATTTTATTGTATTGTAAAAAAAGGTAACACTGAACTGTTACAAGATGTAAATGAAGCTTTAGAAGATATTGAGATGGACAATCCAGCATATAAGTTTAATTTATATAGTAAGTACTATCAGTCTAGTAATAAAGATACATTTATTCTTTCCAGGGAAGAAAGCAATTACTTAAAAAAAAATAATCATATACGTGTAGTAAGTATGCCAAACTCATATCCATTATCATATTTAGATACAGGTAGACTTAAAGGTATTGTACCAGATATATTTGATTTAATTGTAAAAGAGCTTGGATTAAGTATAGATTATGTAAAAGCTAATTCATATAAAGAATCGATTGATATGGTAAAAGAGGGAAAGGCAGATGTTATATGTTTTTTTAATTCAGATTATGGGTGGTCAGAGCAGAATGGAATTAAGATTACATCTCCTTATATGACATTGAACTATAGCATTATAACTAAAAATTATAAAAATACCAAAATTGATAATATAGCTGTTGCTGAGAGCGATACATTCAATGATGAGTATATCAAAGAACACTATAAGGGTAGCAATATTCAAAGATATAAATCTGAAGAAAAAGCTATAAATGCAGTAAAAAGTGGAGATGCAGATGCAGCATTTGTAAATACATATTCTGCTGAAGACTATATACAAAAAGATTATAATAATTTAAAAGCAATTCTAGTTAATGATTATAAAACTAATATATCTTTAGGTGTTGGAAAAAATATAAATCCAACATTATATTCCATTTTGGATAAGAGAATAAATGCACTTAATAAAGATGAGTATTCAGAAATTATTGCAAAGCATACAATTTTTCAAGACTATAAAATTAGTTTATCACAGTATATTCATCAGCATCCAGTTCAAACAGTTTTAATTTCTTTTTGTTTCTTTTTAGTTATAATAGCAGTACTTTCTTATGTTATTGCAATCAACAAAAGACATTCCAATCATATTTTTGATTTGGCATTTAAAGATGTAGAGAATGGAGTTTGGAATTACAATGGATTTGAAGATCAAGCACCACGAATTCTAGAAAAGCATAGAGAAAAATTTTATACAGTAATTGCTTTTGATATATCTAAGTTTGCTATCATAAATGAAAATTATGGTAGAGATTCTGGAGATATGATTATAAAAGAAGTTGCATCAGTTTTGAATAGAGTTATTGGAGACAGGGCATTAATAGCTCATGTAAAAGCAGACCATTTCCTTTTACTCCTACCCTATGATTTAAAAGAAGATTTGGAATTAACTCTTATTGATATAAGTAAAAGTATTTCATACTTTGAAGTTAAGGGGATTGGCATTAAAGTAAAGGCAAATTTTGGAGTATATATTATCAAAGAGCAAGACATTGTTATTACAAAGGCTATTGATTATGCTGAAATTGCTAGAAGAAAAGCAAAAAGAAGTAATTCATCTATTATATATTTTGATGAATCTCTTAGAGAAAGTCTTAACAAAGAAAAAGAGATTGTTGATAGGATAGATTATGCATTAGAACATAATGAATTTCAGGTTTATTATCAACCTAAGTTTGATATGAGAACAAATAACATTATTGGTGCAGAAGCACTTGTTAGGTGGAATCATAAAGAACTTGGATTTATGAATCCAGGAGAATTTATACCTATACTTGAAAAGAGTGGTGGAATTATAGATGTTGATTTTTTTGTGTTAGAAGAAGTATGTAAGTTGACAAGATTTTGGATAAGTTCTGGAGTTAAACCCATTTCAATCTCTGTAAATCAATCAAGAGTACATTTTCAGAAAAAAGATTATATAAATAGATTACAAAGTTTGCTTGCTAAATATGATATACCTAAAAGCATCATTGAACTTGAGATAACTGAAAGTCTATTTGAAAATGATAGTATATCAAATGATATGATAAATGAGATTAAGGAACTTGGTTTTTTAATTTCTGTTGACGATTTTGGTTCTGGATATTCTTCATTACATCTTCTTAATCAAGTTTCTGTAGATATTCTTAAAATAGATAAATCTCTCTTAGATAATTCTGAAGGAAAAGGTAAGGTAGGTAAGATTATTAGTAAAGTAGTTGAGATGGCAAATGACTTGGGATTAGAGGTGATTTGTGAGGGTGTTGAGAGGATAGAACAAGCAGAATTTTTAATGAGTATTGATTGTTACTATGCACAAGGTTATTTGTATGCAAAGCCTATGCCAAAAGATACATTTCTTAAAGAAGTAGATAAATTTAAAGGTATGTAA